Part of the Cervus canadensis isolate Bull #8, Minnesota chromosome 15, ASM1932006v1, whole genome shotgun sequence genome is shown below.
ACAGTGAATGCGTAAGTTCCTAATAAGTTcttggaatatcttttttttttttttttttgctaccaaAAAAGTAGGCATCCATCTGTTATAGTACTTATCACACTATActattattagttatttattatcTAACTCCTCCAACAGACTGTGCATTCCATCATGTCAGGGGTGGTATgtattttatctttgttaaaacaatgcaggatggatggatggatggatggatggatggatggatggatagcatTTGGGACAATTGAAATGCTACTTTGGTTTATCCCAGAACTTCCCAGCACACGCTCTGTCTTATGAGacattttctggaaaagaaaaaaagaaatactacatTTTATATTCACTCCTTGAAGTTTTTCAACTCATGAAACATATAAAAAGCCGTgaaaatttctgtttaaaaaattgatttgaaAGAAACAGATCCATAAGTAATAGATTTGTCTTTATTTAACTTGGTGTTTTTCAAAAAGAGACTGATGTTTAAGCTCAATGAATCTCCACTTGGTAAAAACTCAAGGAGTACATCAAAACaaagtgatttttgaaaaaaaagatcTAGCAACATGGGAAAGACATTCTGGGAGTATAAAGGCTTCCTGTCTGCAGATTTATTCTGCTAGGATTGATACCACTTTGTAGCTTCCCCTTTCCATTTAATGACAAAGGCTCCTAGTGCAGCAACCAGTCACAAGATGGGCATGGGGGTAGCTAGTACATAGCAGTTAGTTGGTAAATGAGACATAGCAGTGATAGCTTTAAGACGTTTGACTTTTCAGCCCAAGGAAAATAAGCTGATTCAAGATTCAATCTAAGTACTTCAATTTTATCATCAGTTAAAAACAATTAGATATGAAGAATGACTAAGGCTGTGGCAGATTTTTTGATGCAACAGCCTGAGTTCTTAATTAGACTTGAGCATTTTGATTTCTGGACTTCAATGAACTTGAATAACCCGgggaaattttttgaaatagtatttgcctcaattttctttatttctacccATTACTAAGCGTTACAAATAGCCTATGTCCTATGGTTTTTTCCTGAgttatttgtaatatataatatgCTATTCTATTGTCCATTTCCGATAGTTGTACTCTATTAACCACCTTCCAAATGGATTGCCACTGTCTTGTTGCAGGAAGTCCATCTGGCCATGCAATGGGTTCATCGTGTGTCTGGTATGTCATGGTGACAGCGGCCCTGAGCCACACCATCAGTCAGATGGACAAGTCTTTTATCACTCTGCACAGGTCAGTTTTGCTCCAATTTCTGTAGCACTGGAACGTGACAGTTTTAAACACAGAAAgtctttttaaagtttcagtttagtgtatttttaattattgaaatgtGCTTATTCAATTCTGTCATAGCCAGTATAGCAAAATGAATAGAAGattaatattttgctttaagATAATATCCTAATTAACTCACAGTGATTACCACATTACAGGGTTGGAAATGTTTAATTgattaatgactttttaaatgtgcCTTTGGGGTTCCCATAATACTATACTCACTTTGGTAGTTCATAAATAAGTCATCTAAAATTATATAAGGAAGTATTTTTGCATGCATATTCCCTTACTTTAAGATTAAACAgaaatttttgagaaacctcATTTCCCTAGAATGCATTGGTTACTTTAGTATAATTATGCTTTCTTCTTTGACTAActaataaataacatatattctAGCTTTAAATATTATGCAATCTTTTAATCTAAAACATCCAGAAGCAAACTTAAATTCTAATGTTAGTAGATTTAATGTTAGTAGATTCATAACATTCTAAAAGGCCTAGACctttaaattattcaaaatttttatactttttcctttttttctttcctgatacACTTTAACTATCATTAAAacaattttgagcatcactttaatCATAAATTATTAGGCAGTCTGAAATAAGATTCTCCAGTTAATTGCATAAAAGATACTATAAGATACACCATTACACGGAAGTTCTTTATAATAAAGAATTTCCAAGGTTCTTCTCATACTCCACTTTTTAGAGTAATACTGGGCAATATACAAAACAAATAACCAAAGGAACTTgggcatttttaaagtttatcctAATGAGACTGTGACCTGTATGCCTTAAGGTATTCATTATCCAATCCAAAACAACAATGGTAAAAACatgttgtaattttttaaaattagcattttctATCCATAGACAATTTTTCAAAGTAGGAATCTAGATAAGCCTTGCCTTTTCTCTGTAGTTAATTTTCTCCTCCAGTTCTCAAATCTGGAAAATtgtttcttccaaaaaaaaaattctcgaCTCTTCTTTGATTCTTATAACTGCATCATTTCATTGATCCATCAAAATGTACTGAGTGCCCACACCTTATCTAAATATTACCACATCCTTGTTGATTCTTCTTCTATATGGATAACCCCTGCTTACTTTCTCTTTGAATGTCTTGTTTCTCTCTATTCCTTAACTTTTCAATATCCAAAATTTAGTCCAATTATCAGGGACAAATCATTCAGAACCGTCAAGGATTCCTAGAACTCATTATtgctaataaatttttattaaaataatgaacattGCTTggacttaaatatttttataagttttcTGCATACTACAGCTTCTAATTCAACACATATAACCCATAGGTcactttctgtttcttattttctacGTGTCAAAAACCAAGGAACCAGGACTCTTGAGGGCTTGAGAGTCTTGAAATTAAACCCAGTGAAAACTCGCCCTTGATGGAATGCCTGTGTGCTTTTCATCAGATTGGCAGCTGCCTCTTCTGTGAGTTTTCTTCAAGCAAAGAGACGttgagagaggaaagaggaagcaCATATGACAgggagtaaaaatatatataatttattctaGATCACTGTAGATATTAATAATTCCCCCAAACTTGAATTTCCCTTCATTAGAATAATTATCAGGATGCCaagttggtttctttttaaagcatttattaaaatttcaCGATATAGCCTAGCACTGGTTCAGTTTAATGCATTGATAAATATAGAAACATCTGTTAAAACATTTGAAATCCTATGGAgtgcaaaaaaaattgaaagaccCTCTAGAATTATGATATTACATCACAGCTAGAAGATACCTCTATCAAAGATCACCTGGTTTCAACCCCCCGCCCATTTTTATGAGTGATacaatttctttgctttttatgcTTGTCTCTATTTTTCCATCGTAGACTGACTTGGTCATTTCTTTGGAGTCTTTTTTGGTTGATTCAAATCAGTGTCTGCATCTCCAGAGTATTCATAGCAACACATTTTCCTCATCAAGTTATTCTTGGAGTAATTGGTGGTAAATATGATCACTTACCTTTTGTTGTATCATTGAAAGCGTTAGTGTCCTTTATGTTGTCAGATTCTCTCTGCTAATTGGTTCCCCAAACTCGGGTAATTCTATCAAACCACTGATAACTTAATGCTGCCCTAGGAGCTTAAGTGGTTCTTCATATCTCTCAAATCCTCCATACAGACAATGGCACATTCTCACTCAAAAGTGTAAGCGCATAACCTCTTAGTGACACGGTTGGGCTTCTCTAAAGTGTGACTAGTGTTGAGTCCAACTCCCGAACCACCATGAAGGACAGTGTGCTTGTGTCTTGGTTTGGGAGACTTAATAATGGCCTTCCAACCTGCACACCATGTCACTCTCTTGAAACACCTGCAGTGATTATTACCTAACTGTGGACTTCATTCAGCAGCTGCTTTGTATTTCTACCAGCGTTCACAATGATCGAGTTTCCGCTTTTCAACTCCACATATCTTTCAAAGGCTGTCTACATTAACTGGCTGTGGCAATTGAAATATTAATTGCAAGCACCTAGATCAGTGCTCTGCCTATAAAGTGGGTTGTCACTCAGTGCCCTGGACTCCTGAAAGATCCCCCCTGTGCTAATGTGGATGGGTAAAAGACCATGGGAAAAGTGAGGTTTCAGTTACTGCCTTTACAAAACAGGCTTTGGAAAATGGATAGAACCTAGGTTTCTACAGCCCTTTATCATTGAAAACTATGGCTAAATTCTTTAATTCAGAAAGGAATGATTCCTGAGAATCTCAAAGGCACACAGTTCTGTTCAGTGTTGCTTTCCAATCCCCAGGCGTCCTGGTAGCGGAGGTCTTTGAATACACTCCAGGTATCCAAACAGCCAGCCTGAGCGCATACCTGAAGACCAATCTGTTCCTCTTCCTGTTTGCACTTGGCTTTTACCTGCTTCTCAGACTTCTTGACATTGACCTGCTGTGGTCCGTGCCCGTAGCCAAGAAATGGTGCGCCAATCCTGACTGGATCCACATTGACACCACGCCTTTTGCCGGACTTGTGAGAAACCTCGGGGTCCTCTTTGGCTTGGGCTTTGCGATTCACTCAGAGATGTTCCTCAGGAGCTGTCGAGGAGAAAACGGCTACAGGCTGAGCTTCCGGCTGCTCTGTGCCCTGGCCTCGTTGACCACCCTGCAGCTCTACCATTTCATCAAGATCCCCACTGACACCGAGTATTTGTTTTACGTGCTGTCTTTCTGTAAAAGTGCGTCCATCCCACTGACTGTGGTTGCCCTGATTCCCTACTGTATTCATATGTTAATGAAACCAAATGCAAAAAAGCTTAATTAGAATTGTGTGGAGGGTTAGCGCCTGTGGCCCCAGGATGACGCTAACCCATCCTCACATAGGACCAGCAGGGCAGAGAGAAACTGGAGGTTTTCAGTGGGAGGTCACAAATGGCAGCCATAAGACCCAGtccagtgctcgcttcggcagcacatatactaaaattggaacgatacggagaagattagcatggcccctgcgcaaggatgacacgcaaattcgtgaagcgttccatattttttaacacatatatatggaatttagaaagatggtaacgataaccctttatgcaaaacagaaaaagagacacagaagtacagaacagacttttgaactctgtgggagaaggtgagggtgcgatgttttgaaagaatagcatgtatactatctatggtgaaacagatcaccagcccagatgggatgcgtgagacaagtgctcgggcctggtgcactgggaagacccagagggatcgggtggagagggaggtgggaggggggatcgggatggggaatacgtgtaaatctatggctgattcatgtcaatgtatgacaaaacccactgaaaaaataaaaaaataaaaaataaatcagttgtGAAAATAGATACAGGAATGGACAGTTTTTGTGTTCACATGCCATCtattgcaccaaaaaaaaaaaaaaaaaaagacccagtcCATTCACATATATGTTTAGTTTGGCCTTCAGAGTTGCCTGTGTTCCCCGCTCCTTTAGAGTGTATGTTAGTCAACCATTcctgtttgactttttgtgacccccagggatggtagcctgctaggctcctctgtccagtggaattcttcttcaggcaagagtactggagtgggtagtcattcccttctccagaggatcttccccacctagggtttgaaccctggaactcctgcattgcaggcagattctttagccctgggcccccagagaagccctaatTTTAGATTAGTTGCCAGTATTTCAAAACCAGGATATTTGACATAAAAGTTTGAATTTCTGTATTTTCCCGAATAACCTGACTGGATGGTAACACAGGGCCTGCATTCCCACCTGGAGACAATCCACTGTAGCCGGCTGTCACCAGTAGGAGACATGCACTCCGCATGCTGCCGCTGTTTTCGGTACCTCACAGAACCACCAGTATCAGAAAATTTTATCATCTGAAAGTCAGGGTGCTTCTGGCTCCTGTGGGCATTTTAATGGCAGTCAGATCTGATCCCCTCAGTGTTTAGATAAGGAAATGGAGGTTTATTCAGGTGAAAAAACTCACTGTTATCACACCACCATCAGAACAATAGAACCCAATCTTCTGACATGTTATTTACATGACActgtattttgtttcttcaaGAGGTAAAAATCGATAGGAATGAATGCTTTTACATAGGTTCTATGATGGTTGCCATGTAAGTCAGTAATTTTTCCAGAAATGACCTTAAAATGTCATATCCTGTTTAACTTATACCAAGTATGCTGGGTACGGATGGGGCTAGCAGTAGCTCTCGTTACAGTTACATATCAACAGGGAAGGATATAGGCTTGGTTACTTTCTGGACTTGAATCTCTTCTTAACTCTTGGTCTCTGTTTTATGGTAGTGCTTTCCAACATTTTAATAAACTCTTCTGAAGACTCTCTGCTTAG
Proteins encoded:
- the G6PC2 gene encoding glucose-6-phosphatase 2 isoform X1, whose product is MDFLHRNGVLVIQHLQKDYRAYYNFLNFMSNVGDPRNIFSIYFPLWFQLNQTVGTKMIWVAVIGDWFNLIFKWILFGHRPYWWVQETQIYPNHSSPCLEQFPTTCETGPGSPSGHAMGSSCVWYVMVTAALSHTISQMDKSFITLHRLTWSFLWSLFWLIQISVCISRVFIATHFPHQVILGVIGGVLVAEVFEYTPGIQTASLSAYLKTNLFLFLFALGFYLLLRLLDIDLLWSVPVAKKWCANPDWIHIDTTPFAGLVRNLGVLFGLGFAIHSEMFLRSCRGENGYRLSFRLLCALASLTTLQLYHFIKIPTDTEYLFYVLSFCKSASIPLTVVALIPYCIHMLMKPNAKKLN